A stretch of DNA from Fibrobacter succinogenes:
CTTGGACAGATTCTGATACATATTGCTGAACCTTACGCATTTTTTCTCCGGGAAGTGAGCAGGTCGAGAGGGACTCGAACCCCCAACCAACGGTTTTGGAGACCGTGACTCTACCAATTGAGCTATCGACCTATTCGGACTTCCTTACTTGGATTCCTTGTGAACAGTATGCTTGCGGCAGAAGCGGCAGTACTTCTTGTATTCCACGCGGGAAGGATGAAGACGCTTGTTCTTGTCGCAATCATAGTTGCGCTGACCACATTCTGTGCATTCAAGCACGATGAGTTCTCTGGGCATTTTTTACTCTATTAC
This window harbors:
- the rpmG gene encoding 50S ribosomal protein L33, producing the protein MPRELIVLECTECGQRNYDCDKNKRLHPSRVEYKKYCRFCRKHTVHKESK